The segment ATGAGGTGGACGTCGCTGCCCTTGATACCGCAGGTCAGGGCCTCGGTGCCGGTATGATGAAAGGTGTTCTTCTTCTCCACGGAGCTCCACGCCGCGCCCTGGCAGTTGTACACGCCGAGCACGCCGGTGAACTTGTTCAtgttccatatcttgagcaggCTGCAGGAAGGATTGCCACGCCATGGCATTGTCAGTTTTCAGAACACACGGTTGCTCCAAACAACATCAGCACGTCTGAATGAACAGACCAAAACTTCAGCAAAAGGGGGTCGGGGGTTCTCACCTGACGCCGTCGCGTGCCGGGTCGGTGAACAGGCAATCCTTGGTCGGCCGGCCTGGCAGACGCGCGCGGAGAATGGAGCCGTCGGGCAAGACAATCTTCTTGAGCAGCTCGAAGTTGTGCTTCCCGGGGGCATCACTGAAAACATCACCAAGAACACACAATTCAGAATTCGCTTTCAACCAGACATAGGCATAACAATGCTGAAGATTCTGAACCAACACCAATGCTGGAATGAATTGACCAACCTGACGTAGACCGGGCCTCCACTGATCGCGCGTGCCGAGCCGTGGTAGTCGCCGGCCTGGTGGAGCGAGTGGAACATGTCCCAGTCCGGCAGCATGAACTCGCCGAGGAACACGCTGTTGTACGCCACCGAGGCGATATGGATCGTATGCGACACGGGGTCCCTCGGATAGAAATCAtccgacgccctcaccaccgccGTCTGCTTGGAGCTGCGGGTTGGTCGCATCACATCAGCATCAGATTGGTCAATGGTTCCATGAAAAGTCCCCAGATTTTCAAGGTCAGAGCTGTGAGAGCGAGAAGATCGGATCGCGTACCAGTAAAGGGCGTCGGTGTTGTGGCTCATGCAGGCGATGATGCCGTTCTCCGGGAAGTTCTTGGCgatggaggcgtcgagcgcctgGTGGTACTGCCTGGTGAGCTGCACGCGGCCGCCGTGGCCGGCGCCGAGCGTCTCCAGGATGCACTGCACGTCTACCTTGACGCCGTCGacaccggcggcggcgaggtagGCGTGGAGCTCGTCGTAGAAGCGGTACACGGCGCGCGGGTGCACGAGGCCGAGTCCCTGCACGGTGAGCACGTCGGTCTTCATGCCGGGCTCGTTCTCCATGACGCCCGGCGAGACCTTGGGGAACTGCATGCTGGAGCGGTAGTGCTCCGTCCCGGGTTCGCCGGGTCGGACGCCGCCCCAGTAGCCGGTGATGGCGTGCCAGACGTAGACGTACTTGAGCCCGTACTCCTCCTTCGCCGCGCGCACCACCGTCTTGATGCCGGCGGCCGGGTCGTCCACGTTCTGGAACTTGCTGTTCTCCTTGATGCCGGTGAGGCGAGACAGGCGGGGCGGCTTGTCCTCTCCGGCAGGTTCGTCGGTGTCGGTGTCGGTGGCGGACTTGTCGGTGCCGACGGACTGCCAGCCGTCGTCGATGATGACGAACTTGGGCGGCGCGCCGCCGGCGATGAGGCTGCGGAGCCCGGCCTCGACGCCCTCCTGGGTGACATCCTGGTAGAAGGCGTCCCAGGTGCACCAGCCGAAGTAGTCGACGATGCCCGGCAGCTTCTTCTCGGCGCGGACCCGGAACGTCCTGAGCGCGGACTTGGCGGCACCGACGGCGCCGGAGATGGCCGCGAAGGGGTCGGACTCCGCGGCGCCCACGAAGAGCGCGCGCTCGAAGGACGCCGCGCGCGTCTCCGCGTCCCCGCTCTCGACGCAGAGCTCCAGCGCGTCGCCCGCGCCGCCCTGGAGGCTGGCACGGAACGCGCCCTCGACGAGGGGCAGGAACACGACGtacgccgccgcggcgccgtcGCCGGCGCCCTTGGACTCGACGAGCAGGAACTGCGTCTCGCGCGGGACGTCGCCGCCTTTCTCCCCCATCCGCTGCGCCATCCACCAGAGCTTGAACCGGAAGCACGCCATGAACCGCACGCCCCTGCCAAATCGCCCAGAAAGAAATCAATGCTACTAGTTGTCAACACGAACAATTGGGTCGGATCTCGGATGGGGAAAAATCACCACTTTTCCGCTCTAATTCTCTGATTGATGAAGAATCGTACGTACCTCAGGTCCCCGAGGGAGACGACGTGCCGGGCGGCGGGCTCGGCGAAGTCGGCGCCGATGAAGACCCCGTCGACCGctccccccgccgccgccgacgaggccACCACCGCGTCCGGCACCCCGGACAGCACCGTCCGCCCGCATACCGACAGCGTGCCTCCGGCGAGCTTGACGGACGAGGAGATGGTCATCTCGCCTTCCTCTCTCGTACTCCGGGACTGCTGCTGTGTCGGCGAGACGCTGCTCGACGTCGCCGACGACCCCTTGGCCGCCGCGAGACTCCTAAACGAACACCTGCTCCCGGAACCAACACGCCAAAATGAATACCAATACCAATACCAACCGGTAGAGTGAATGGATATCAAGAACACCGGCGATGGCAGCAACGAATTCGGGACGGATCCGCACGCACCGAGACGGAGTGGGAGGAAGAGGGAGCGGAGGACACGGAGCGAGGAGCAGCGGGCGGGAAGGGAGGGTATATATACGGCGCGGCAGCAGAGAAGATGGGATGGATTTGGAAGAGGACGAGGACGCGACGGCCCTGCTGCAGCTGGAGCTCAGCCTCCGCGCCATAGCTGACATCGGCGGCGGCGGTTAAAATCTGTTGCTGCTCGTAGTCGCAGGCTTGGCAGCGCCCAGCGCGCACGCGCGCGCGAGCACGTTCACGATGGGACCGGATCGGATTGGTTGACGAGCGGGTGGGTGAGGTCAGTGGCCTGTGGCCCGGTGCTCGTGCTGTGCCCGGCTGGTCCTGTTCATATCCGGCACGGCAAAGATTCCATCTAGCCCGACGCAGTTTGGTGGTGGCTCGAGAGGAAACGGGAAGGAGGAGGCAACGGCCAACGGAGGAGAGGGGATTGGCCGACTGGGCTGGGTCACGGAACCGActcgtgcggcggcggcggacaaGCGTACGCGAGCGATTGGGCGAGCCAGAGGACGTGTGTGTGAACCGAGGCAGGTGAGTGTGGCACTGTGGCCGTGTGGGGGGAGACGCGGGGTCCGACGCGGCGGCATGGATGGGGCCGAGGCTGCCACGCCGAATCCGCGACACCGGGATTCAAGCGCGGCAGGTTGACCCTCGACTGtttgagcatctccaacagttttctctacaccttgtttagttttcaaaatattttataaaaaatttcacattctctatcacatcgaatcttgcggcacatacatgaaccactaaatgtagataaaagaagaaataactaattacatagtttatatataatttgcgagacagattttttaaacctagttagtctataatttgaCAATGTttctcaaatacaaatgaaagtggtactatttttattttgcaaaatcttttagaagtaaacaaggcctaaataaaatTGCTATTCCTTGTTTCGGCACTGTTTGGAACAAAGGAATCGAAAATAGaggaatagaaaaaaaaaacacaagaaTAGAATAGGTGTGTAGTGCTAAAACAAGGAAAGAAATAGAAAGAGGTGTTTGGAACACAGAAATTCATAACAGAGAGTCATAAAACATGTAAAGGATAAAAACTCATTATCAGTGGTTAATAACCTGTTAGAGCatcccaaccgttttgcatagttggtttggcaaatgagggagtttgccaagtccTAAATAAATTTGGCAAAGGTGAAAAGAGACAATCTCCGATGGTTTGGCATTATTTACTTGGCAAAAAAATGAAACTGTGGACCCACAATTCTTTTTTTGCCGATCTATTCTCCTAGTGGCGCGTTGGGTGAAAGTTTGCGGGATTTTTTTTTGCGCGAGGCGCCAGGTCGCGGCTCTAGCGGCGTTTGTTCGTGGCTGCTGGAGTCCTTGCCGGCTGGAGTAATCACCGGCAAAACAATAATCTGGTCTGCCCTCAGCTGCAGTCCTAGCCGGTGTTGAGTCCCTGCCGGCATGGAGTCGATGAGTTCTAGATTACAGGAGACCACATCAAGCCGGCGTTGAGATGAAGACGTGCAGTTCGTGCGAAGTTCTGGCGGCGGACATCGCAGAAACGCGCGACTGCGACCCCAAGCCACGGACTTCACGCGAACTTGCCAGATGCCAACCGAGAACGGGCTTTGCATATATGCCaattctttctctctttttgccaagttaacaTAATTGCAAAGCCTATTTGCCAAACCATTGGATATgtgttttttgattttttttgcaaatacaaGAATGCAAAGCCCatatgcaaaacggttggggatgctcttagttggctaaaatttagcaatgggaaccaaacaggcccctGTGTTCCGCTCCATATGCAAAATACTCCCTACGTATAGGATTTAGATAtcgttttggacaagatttggatcaaacattgagaatataaaatcattaataacttttaaattgttgagtttacaaatacaaaaattatatgaatagatttgtcttgaaaaatactttcataaaaatatacatttattagttttctaaatatttttataaaaataaaaagttaaaaTTGTGTTTCAGAGACCGTAAATGACATCTAAATCCTATAGTACGTGTATATTTGGTATAACTGACCTAGCCacgttgtttagttcacccaaaaccaaaaacttttcaagattccccgtcacatcgaatcttgcggcacatgcatggagtattaaatatagatgaaaacaaaaactaatttcacagtttgtctgtaaatcgcgagacgaatcttttaagcctagttgctttataattggacaatgtttgttaaataaaaacaaaagtgctacagtgtcaaaattaaaaaaaaaatcggatctaaacaaggtcctAGTATATGAACATATTATACTATTTATGTTCATGCAGCAGTAAGCTAAATTGTTAGCCCTATTCTTACCGATATGGAGTGACGAAAAACCTGCCACGTCAGCTTAGTAATCCTACTCATTGTCTTCTAGCACGCTAAGCTATGCACTGGACCGCTGTCATGTGCCAGATGATACGGGGACTAGAGATGAGAGCGATATGTCCCTTTTTTTTCATTCCAGCAGTGCATGTTTCGAAGTAcaagaaaaaaaagggaaaaaaagatCTGTCTGGGAGATATAAAGCAAATAATGCAAAATTTAATGCGGTTTACCAAGGGAAGAGGGAAGAACGCACGAGGCGATAGAGAAGTCTGATGCTTGTACAAGCTGGAGGCAGATAGATACCTATCTCTAATTTCACTAGAGAACGAAGACACGGATGATCAGTTATCACACTGACCCCGGCACGAACCATCATGCACAGTGTGTGTGATGCTGATGCGTATCTCACTTTGGAATCATTCATGTTTGTTTAACACAGTTGACaatagcttcatgagctgttatgagtttttttttactaaacactcttttccaaaacagctttatAGATGAaactattttttcttttcttataaAGACATGTGTTGGGATAAAAGTTAGAAAAAATAGTTCATACTATCTCTCTCATTTCTTTCTTTTATCCATGTACAAAACTGTTGCCAAACAATTTCTTCAAAACAACTCAATTTTACCTAAAAAGTTGTTTAGAaagttcttttttaaaaaaaatttactAGTAAAGCTGAGCTGTAGGTCTTAATTTGAAATTAAAAATATCTCGGCGATGCCGACCTCGAAGTGACGTGTTCCGGCTGGAAATGGCATATATGGATCTGCATCTGCTTGGCATGCACGATGGCAGCGCGCGCGCGCCCTCTCTGAAAATGACGTGTTCCCAATTTTGCTTGTCTGATCTGAAGCAGCCATCTAgcgacgttgctggagtaggagTACCGTCCAGTTTTGCTCGGCACCCGCACTTGCACGAGGACACGCCGAAGAGACGGGCTACCGCCTGCCGGCTGCCGGACCTGCAACGGCGGATTGGCGTCTGTCCCATGCCCATCATATCAATGGCGGTCGCGGCGGTGGATGGCGCCAGCTGCATGCGGTAGGGCCACTGGGCTTGGCCACTTTGCACGTACGCCTCTTTCGTGTGTTTAAatcctgttttttttttacagcaaatcagtaaataatatttttatactTCTTTTGCCAAACAAGAAAAGAACTTGAAGATAGGTTGAGAGTTGAGATGGTACACGATAGGGTTGGCAAAATGAAACGGTAGCATACTCCCTCTATATCCATAAAAAAAACGTTTAAGACAACGGCACGGTCTTCAAAGCTGACTCCTTGTTACTCCTTGTTTTTAtaacaatatctatcaaaaagtggtatatgtatatttttataaaaatattttttaacataaatctattcatatgattttttatattttcaaactcaacaacaTATAAGTTATTTATGGTTTATATTTCCAATGTTTGATCCAAATCTTATtcaaaacgactttctttatgagTATAGGGGGAGTACTCTACAATATACAATATGGGAGCTCTTATGGATTGTTGGATCACATAGGTGTGATTTTGTGTTAAGATGTTTTAGACCATAGGCCAAACAATTTTAAATAAATCTCAAaggttcactcacatatgcatgtatatatggaaagATGGAGGACTTTAATTCATCTCGTCCTCGCCACATTGTTGCGTTGTCGCCATCTTCCCCACTCCATCACCAACGTGCCATCAGTGTCGGGAGAGCAAGCTTCGAAGCCTACGTCTTCTCGTGTTCCTGCACGGGGTAGGGGCGTATCAGTTTTTTGGGAAGCGTCGTCGCGACTACTCGCTGGACGTCTTCTTCCATCTACGCCTGGTGTTCGCCGATCTCCATCGacggtcttcttcttctttctccgCGCCGACTACCCGTAAGGATGTCTATCTTCTCTTTGTTATCTGTTCTCGCGTCCTTTATGTTGCTAGCACTAGATGTCGTGACTATTATCTCGTATCATAATACTAGTCTTGATTCATATATCTATGTTGTTGATTTTTTCCTAGTTGTCAAAGTTAATCTATGCATCACTAAATTACTTCTATTTCCAACAATTTGTTGGATCACATTCACATGCATCCCATGGACTAGGCCAAGTGATCGCCAGCCAGGCAGCCAAACCAGTCACGCCGATAAGCTATGGACTCCACAAGCAACCGACATGTGGGGCCGCATAGTTTGGTGGCTCGGTCACGGAACCGACCCGTGCAGCGGCAGCTGCGGTCTGCGGACGAGCGATTGGGTCCGCTTTGTTCGCTGGGGAGACGCGGCGCGACGGAGACGAGGCTGCCACGGCGGATCCGCGTGGACGTGCCAATCCGCCGAAGCCCAGCTGGTCGTGGTCGGCCCTCGCGCCCTCGAATATTTTGATacaaattagtttataattaaataatatttgtcatcacaaacaaacgaaagtgctacagtagcgaaatataAAAagatttcgcatctaaacaaggcccttgt is part of the Sorghum bicolor cultivar BTx623 chromosome 10, Sorghum_bicolor_NCBIv3, whole genome shotgun sequence genome and harbors:
- the LOC8076166 gene encoding probable galactinol--sucrose galactosyltransferase 6 isoform X1 codes for the protein MSAMARRLSSSCSRAVASSSSSKSIPSSLLPRRIYTLPSRPLLLAPCPPLPLPPTPSRCSFRSLAAAKGSSATSSSVSPTQQQSRSTREEGEMTISSSVKLAGGTLSVCGRTVLSGVPDAVVASSAAAGGAVDGVFIGADFAEPAARHVVSLGDLRGVRFMACFRFKLWWMAQRMGEKGGDVPRETQFLLVESKGAGDGAAAAYVVFLPLVEGAFRASLQGGAGDALELCVESGDAETRAASFERALFVGAAESDPFAAISGAVGAAKSALRTFRVRAEKKLPGIVDYFGWCTWDAFYQDVTQEGVEAGLRSLIAGGAPPKFVIIDDGWQSVGTDKSATDTDTDEPAGEDKPPRLSRLTGIKENSKFQNVDDPAAGIKTVVRAAKEEYGLKYVYVWHAITGYWGGVRPGEPGTEHYRSSMQFPKVSPGVMENEPGMKTDVLTVQGLGLVHPRAVYRFYDELHAYLAAAGVDGVKVDVQCILETLGAGHGGRVQLTRQYHQALDASIAKNFPENGIIACMSHNTDALYCSKQTAVVRASDDFYPRDPVSHTIHIASVAYNSVFLGEFMLPDWDMFHSLHQAGDYHGSARAISGGPVYVSDAPGKHNFELLKKIVLPDGSILRARLPGRPTKDCLFTDPARDGVSLLKIWNMNKFTGVLGVYNCQGAAWSSVEKKNTFHHTGTEALTCGIKGSDVHLISEAATDPEWNGDCTVYRHADSDLAVLPYGAALPVSLKVLEHDILTVSPIKDLAPGFRFAPIGLVDMFNSGGAVEGLTYHLLGGAKLLDGGNGSASGSEAVGLACMEVKGCGRFGAYSSVRPRKCMLGSAQLEFSYDSSSGLVVLQLEKMPKERVHKIVVEL
- the LOC8076166 gene encoding probable galactinol--sucrose galactosyltransferase 6 isoform X2, with the translated sequence MTISSSVKLAGGTLSVCGRTVLSGVPDAVVASSAAAGGAVDGVFIGADFAEPAARHVVSLGDLRGVRFMACFRFKLWWMAQRMGEKGGDVPRETQFLLVESKGAGDGAAAAYVVFLPLVEGAFRASLQGGAGDALELCVESGDAETRAASFERALFVGAAESDPFAAISGAVGAAKSALRTFRVRAEKKLPGIVDYFGWCTWDAFYQDVTQEGVEAGLRSLIAGGAPPKFVIIDDGWQSVGTDKSATDTDTDEPAGEDKPPRLSRLTGIKENSKFQNVDDPAAGIKTVVRAAKEEYGLKYVYVWHAITGYWGGVRPGEPGTEHYRSSMQFPKVSPGVMENEPGMKTDVLTVQGLGLVHPRAVYRFYDELHAYLAAAGVDGVKVDVQCILETLGAGHGGRVQLTRQYHQALDASIAKNFPENGIIACMSHNTDALYCSKQTAVVRASDDFYPRDPVSHTIHIASVAYNSVFLGEFMLPDWDMFHSLHQAGDYHGSARAISGGPVYVSDAPGKHNFELLKKIVLPDGSILRARLPGRPTKDCLFTDPARDGVSLLKIWNMNKFTGVLGVYNCQGAAWSSVEKKNTFHHTGTEALTCGIKGSDVHLISEAATDPEWNGDCTVYRHADSDLAVLPYGAALPVSLKVLEHDILTVSPIKDLAPGFRFAPIGLVDMFNSGGAVEGLTYHLLGGAKLLDGGNGSASGSEAVGLACMEVKGCGRFGAYSSVRPRKCMLGSAQLEFSYDSSSGLVVLQLEKMPKERVHKIVVEL